In the Methermicoccus shengliensis DSM 18856 genome, CCTTACCAGGCTTTTTATCCTGCCTAACATCCACCCAATCCAGCTCTACAAGCTCTCGCATGGTGATGCTAACCTCGGGCTGTCTCAAATCAGCACCAATCTCAAGGTCCCTCGAGGTAGCCTCTTTACCGTCCCTGAGGTATGCCACCACCTTCGCCACATTGCGCTTTAGACCAAAGTCCATAAGTGCTTTAGCAAATGCATGAACGTCAGTATTGGTACCTTCCACGTGATCACCTCGCAGGGTCAAGAACGTCAGAACACATGGGGCGTTCGTATTTACTCTTTATGATTAACATAAATATATACTTTTGTAATATCCATCCTCCATCCATCCTCCATCCATCACCCAAACCAGCTGGCTGACATTTTTGTAATTACACCAAACCCCCCCTCCCCTTTATTTCCAGTGGAATATCTGGAGGGAGCGATGGTCACCAGAACACAAAATCCAGAACACAAAATCCAGAACACAAAATCCAGAAATCCGTACCCCATCCAGAAATCCGTGGACTACCTCACCCTCACGGACGGAGCTTCTCCCGTTCCATTGCCTGCGTTCGCCTGCGTTCCACAGCAACTTCATCTGAGAGTTCGGGGTAATCCGGGCTGCCTCACCACAGTCCCCACGCCCCATCCCCTTGCCCTTGCTTTTCACATCTATACTCGCCGTGTCCCGCGCCGTGTCCCGACGAGGGAGCTTTAAGAGGTACCTCCAAACTTTTGAATGGGACAAACATCTATTTAAACTTTATGATGGGCATTCCTCCTACCACTAAATGTGGTGGGCTTCCTGTCCGCTTTTCTCGTGAAACATTTGAATACTTTTGGCTTCCGAAATTTTTAAAATAGTTTTGATGGGCAACTGTATGTTGGGGCAGTCTTCGAAATGTGGGGCGTTTAAGCCCGAATGGAGGTTTAAGCCCGAATGGAGGCTTTATTTGCCTCGAAGATGTGGGGAGTCTTCGTCCCTGAAAGCCAGCCGATGAAGGAGGGGTGAAAAGTAGAGCAACTATTTACGGGTAGGCAGAACGGATGAATGCAGAACGGATGAATGCAGAACGGATGAATGCAGAACGGATGAATGCAGAACGGATGAATGCAGAACGGATGAATGCAGAACGGATGAATGCAGAACGGATGAATGCAGAACGGATGAATGCAGAACGGATGAATACTATTAAGAAATAATATCAGCATATACACGCCACATATCACGAGGAACCACATATCACGAGGACATTCTCTCCAGGAGAAACGGCTGTATGCGGACAGATGTCCAACGAACATCCAACGAACATCTCCACGCCCGAGCTGGCTCGGTGTGGACGGGCTGCTGTCAACGATACAGGGAGCCATGTGTTCACCTGCAAGCGTAAAAAACATCATGAGGAGCTTTTCATGAGGAGCTTTGTTTCCACTCTCTATAATTCCTTCAAGCTAATTCCTTCAAGCTCGGACTTTTTTCCCTATTAAAAAATGGAGCTGGCTTGGGCGGTTGGGATGCTCGTACCCATGGTACTTCCATGCTCCAGTGGAAATAAAGGGGAGGGGGGGTTTGGTGTAGGGGGTGTGGTGTAAAAACGAAACTAATTTCCAGTGGAAGCTGGGGTAAGTTCTGGAGATATGAAGTCCATCCCCCCATGGCTTTAAAAAGACAGGCCAGCCCCCGCCCTATTAAAAATTATCAATTCATTAATATAATTATTCTGGGGTTGAGTTGAGATTTTTCATGCCCAACTCATCTATCACATAATTTATGTGTATTCAGTGGAAATGATGGGGTCATCACCACAACCCTTAATAGAACGTAGAAGAGTCCCCACACTGGAGGAGTTGGAGGTGACAGGGGCACTCAGCAAGGTGTTCGAAGAGCTGCTCAACAGGGACACGCTCTTTGTGAACAGAGAGGTGCTGCGCTCCACTCACACCCCAGAATCACTTCCCCACAGGGAGAAAGAGGTCAATCATCTTGCCAATGTGTTGGTGGCTGCCCTTCGAGGCCAGACTCCCTCTAATGTGCTCATATACGGAAAGACTGGCACCGGCAAGACGGCTGTGGCAAAGTTCGTGGGCAAAGAACTCGAGCTGATGGGCGAGAAGATGGGTGCCCCCTTGAGTGTGCTCTATGTGAACTGCAAGGTGGTGGACACACAGTACAGGCTGCTTGCCAACCTCGCGAGTTACTTCGGACGCGAGGTGCCCATGACGGGTTGGCCCACTGATCAGGTGTACGAGGAGTTTAGACAGGGAGTGGATGCAGAGGCCAGAATCGCCATCATCGTGCTCGACGAGATAGACAAACTCATCCGTAAAGGCGATGATGTGCTGTACAACCTCTCGAGAATCAACGACAACCTCTCCCGTTCCAAGGTGAGCCTGATTGGAATATCCAACGACCTTCGCTTCACCGAACAGCTCGATCCAAGAGTGAGAAGCTCTCTCGGAGAGGAGGAGATTATATTTCCTCCATACAATGCCGCCCAGATAGCCGACATCCTGACCCAGCGGGCGAAGGTCGCCTTCAAGCCGGGTGCGCTGGACCCGAACGTCATTCCGTTATGCTCTGCTTTTGCTGCTCACGAAAATGGAGATGCCCGAAGAGCCCTCGACCTTCTGAGAGTCTCAGCAGAGCTTGCGGAGCGTGAGGGTGCTGAAAGGGT is a window encoding:
- a CDS encoding ORC1-type DNA replication protein; this translates as MTGALSKVFEELLNRDTLFVNREVLRSTHTPESLPHREKEVNHLANVLVAALRGQTPSNVLIYGKTGTGKTAVAKFVGKELELMGEKMGAPLSVLYVNCKVVDTQYRLLANLASYFGREVPMTGWPTDQVYEEFRQGVDAEARIAIIVLDEIDKLIRKGDDVLYNLSRINDNLSRSKVSLIGISNDLRFTEQLDPRVRSSLGEEEIIFPPYNAAQIADILTQRAKVAFKPGALDPNVIPLCSAFAAHENGDARRALDLLRVSAELAEREGAERVTEAHVRMAQDRIEEDRITVVVRTLPTQSKLVLSSIAFLSSRGAKTMTTGEVYSVYKKLCSKIDVDILTQRRITDLLSELDMLGIVNATVISKGRYGRTKEISLTTPWETIFKTLTEDYRLKMLASLNPSFPTQSKLDCIPEEP